Proteins from a single region of Sphaerochaeta globosa str. Buddy:
- a CDS encoding sugar transferase, translated as MIYLRIKRFFDFLLALFALIVLSPLFLVIIILIKLDSKGPVLFKQKRVGIHKTHFYILKLRTMSIDTPNDVPTHQLKNPQQYITRVGKVLRKTSLDELPQIFNILAGQMSIIGPRPALWNQYDLIAERDKYGANDVRPGLSGWAQINGRDALEIVDKAWFDGEYVQKVGFRMDVKCFFKTIFNVLNHDGVVEGGTGCD; from the coding sequence ATGATCTATTTAAGAATTAAAAGATTTTTTGATTTCCTACTAGCGCTTTTTGCCTTGATAGTGTTGTCTCCGTTGTTTCTCGTAATAATCATCTTAATAAAGCTTGATTCTAAAGGTCCGGTTTTATTCAAGCAAAAGAGAGTCGGGATACATAAGACCCATTTTTATATCCTCAAGCTTAGGACGATGAGCATAGATACTCCAAACGATGTTCCTACCCATCAGCTCAAGAATCCTCAGCAGTATATAACCAGGGTTGGCAAAGTCCTCAGAAAGACCAGTCTGGATGAGTTGCCACAGATCTTCAATATTCTTGCCGGACAGATGTCGATAATCGGGCCACGGCCTGCGCTTTGGAATCAGTATGATCTCATAGCAGAACGGGACAAATATGGAGCAAATGATGTGCGACCAGGATTGTCTGGTTGGGCACAAATCAACGGTAGAGATGCGCTAGAAATTGTTGATAAGGCTTGGTTCGATGGTGAGTATGTTCAGAAGGTTGGATTTAGGATGGATGTAAAGTGCTTCTTTAAAACCATATTCAATGTACTGAACCATGATGGAGTTGTTGAGGGTGGGACAGGTTGTGATTGA
- a CDS encoding NAD-dependent epimerase/dehydratase family protein: MKRILITGLNSYIGTNVERWLMREPDKYHVDTIDMIDGSWREKDFSGYDVVFHVAGIAHVNAEKNMEALYYKVNTDLTIETAAKAKASGVKQFIFMSSIIVYGESKSLKPVIITRETEPRPNGFYGNSKLQAEIGIRKLEDEHFKIAILRPPMIYGPGSKGNFPKLVALAKNTPIFPEFHNQRSMLYIDNLCEFVRLIIENKEQGVFFPQNEEYVDTCEVVRQVAKETDHRIWITRLLNPFVSLGALFIPAFSKVWGTLKYSQELSVTAFSNKQSICLSTSIHKTHEALPSR, from the coding sequence TTGAAGAGAATACTTATCACCGGATTGAATAGCTATATTGGTACCAATGTAGAACGTTGGCTCATGCGGGAACCAGATAAATATCACGTTGATACTATTGATATGATTGATGGCTCTTGGAGAGAAAAGGATTTCTCTGGGTATGACGTGGTGTTTCATGTGGCTGGGATTGCGCATGTGAATGCCGAGAAAAACATGGAAGCACTGTATTATAAAGTAAATACAGACTTAACAATTGAAACAGCAGCAAAGGCGAAGGCTTCTGGTGTTAAGCAATTCATTTTCATGAGCAGTATCATAGTATATGGAGAGAGTAAGTCACTCAAACCCGTGATCATTACCAGAGAGACAGAACCCAGACCTAATGGGTTCTATGGAAACAGTAAACTCCAGGCTGAAATCGGAATTAGAAAACTTGAAGATGAACATTTTAAAATTGCTATACTGCGACCTCCAATGATATATGGACCTGGGTCTAAGGGAAATTTTCCCAAATTAGTTGCCCTTGCAAAGAATACACCGATATTCCCTGAGTTTCATAATCAGAGAAGTATGCTCTATATTGATAATCTGTGTGAGTTTGTTAGGTTGATTATCGAGAATAAGGAACAAGGGGTCTTTTTTCCGCAGAATGAAGAGTATGTGGATACTTGTGAGGTGGTGAGGCAAGTAGCTAAAGAGACCGACCATAGAATATGGATTACTCGGCTATTGAATCCGTTTGTATCGTTAGGTGCGTTGTTCATTCCTGCGTTTAGTAAGGTGTGGGGGACGTTGAAGTATTCACAAGAATTATCAGTAACAGCATTCAGTAATAAACAATCAATATGCTTATCTACCTCAATCCACAAGACCCATGAAGCTCTTCCATCGAGGTAG
- a CDS encoding glycosyltransferase family 4 protein, with amino-acid sequence MNILVVSQYYYPESVRITDLCESLVERGHTVSVVTGIPNYPEGRFFLGYSWSKKRNEQIKGVIVHRLTILPRGKNFLCLSMNYISFVISGWFYSLKAHNRPDVVFNYEISPITQCLVGIWFGKKHKIPVISYILDLWPESFQEVTGNTSKIIERMLGRLVNSIYTQSDVVLTSSQSFIQSIAARGIQSEKITFWPQYAEDFYFSNDSVESNVLVRDGRVLITFAGNIGVAQGLDILIPVARKLKGQNQSVCFVLIGDGRDKNRLESLVESEGLQDYFMFITKQPPQMIPSYLASSDAGLLILKKSDIFSMTIPAKLQTYLACGIPIIGSVDGEAQRIIKQANAGLVADAENIDQLVAAISTFYALSPNARQTMGESARKYAMEHYNKKVLLDNFDTLLQSLAKD; translated from the coding sequence GTGAACATACTCGTTGTTTCACAGTACTACTATCCTGAATCAGTAAGGATAACTGACCTTTGTGAATCTTTGGTAGAACGGGGTCATACTGTTAGCGTTGTGACTGGCATCCCTAATTACCCAGAAGGACGATTCTTCCTAGGTTACTCTTGGTCAAAAAAAAGAAATGAACAAATAAAAGGAGTAATCGTACACAGACTTACTATACTCCCAAGAGGCAAGAACTTTTTATGCCTGAGCATGAATTACATTTCATTCGTGATTTCAGGATGGTTCTATTCTCTAAAAGCTCATAACCGACCTGACGTTGTATTTAATTATGAGATTTCTCCAATTACACAATGTCTAGTTGGAATCTGGTTTGGCAAGAAACATAAGATTCCAGTGATTTCCTACATTCTCGACTTATGGCCTGAGAGTTTCCAAGAAGTAACAGGCAATACCTCAAAAATAATTGAAAGAATGTTGGGGCGTCTCGTTAACTCAATCTACACACAGTCGGATGTCGTTCTTACATCTTCCCAAAGTTTCATTCAATCCATTGCGGCAAGAGGGATACAGTCAGAAAAGATTACATTTTGGCCTCAATATGCTGAGGATTTCTATTTTTCGAATGATTCTGTTGAATCTAATGTTTTAGTAAGAGATGGAAGAGTCTTAATCACCTTTGCCGGAAATATCGGGGTTGCTCAGGGCCTAGACATCCTAATTCCTGTTGCTCGTAAATTAAAAGGACAGAATCAATCCGTTTGTTTTGTCCTCATTGGAGATGGTAGGGACAAGAATCGCTTGGAGTCTTTAGTTGAGTCTGAAGGACTCCAAGATTATTTTATGTTTATTACTAAACAACCCCCTCAAATGATTCCTTCATACTTGGCAAGTTCAGATGCAGGACTCTTGATTCTCAAGAAAAGTGATATTTTCTCCATGACCATCCCTGCAAAGTTGCAGACCTATTTGGCCTGTGGTATACCGATCATTGGTTCTGTAGATGGAGAAGCACAACGAATTATCAAGCAAGCTAACGCAGGTTTGGTAGCTGATGCGGAAAATATTGATCAATTGGTAGCTGCGATTTCAACTTTCTATGCACTCTCTCCCAATGCAAGACAGACTATGGGAGAATCTGCAAGGAAGTATGCAATGGAACATTACAACAAGAAAGTTCTTCTTGATAATTTCGATACACTTTTACAATCATTGGCTAAGGATTGA
- a CDS encoding polysaccharide biosynthesis protein encodes MFTNKTILITGGTGSFGNAVLERFLDTDIAEIRIFSRDEKKQDDMRHFYKNDKIKYYIGDVRDYRSIRDALNGVDFVFSAAALKQVPSCEFFPMEAVKTNVIGTDNLLTACINAGVRKVICLSTDKAAYPINAMGTSKAMMEKVFVAKSRTVAEDKTLICGTRYGNVLCSRGSVVPLFVEQIKAGKPLTVTDLSMTRFIMTLEEAVDLVLYAYEHAHTGDILVQKAPASTIGDLAQAVKELFNPDNEIMTIGIRHGEKMYETLLTNEECAHAIDLGNFYRVPADNRDLNYDKYFTDGNGKRTTITEFNSSNTELLTVAQIKEKLLTLKYIQDELKAWGSR; translated from the coding sequence ATGTTCACTAATAAAACCATCCTGATCACAGGCGGCACTGGCTCCTTCGGAAATGCTGTACTTGAGCGATTTCTTGATACCGATATAGCAGAGATTCGCATTTTCAGTCGCGATGAGAAGAAGCAAGACGATATGCGCCACTTCTATAAAAACGACAAGATTAAATACTACATCGGTGATGTACGCGACTATCGCAGCATCCGCGATGCGCTCAACGGTGTGGATTTCGTCTTCAGTGCGGCAGCACTGAAGCAGGTTCCCTCCTGCGAGTTCTTCCCAATGGAGGCGGTGAAGACCAACGTTATTGGCACCGACAACCTACTAACGGCCTGTATCAATGCAGGGGTGAGGAAGGTCATCTGCCTTTCCACTGACAAGGCTGCTTATCCCATCAACGCCATGGGAACCAGCAAGGCTATGATGGAGAAGGTGTTTGTTGCTAAGTCGAGGACCGTGGCTGAGGACAAGACGCTCATCTGCGGGACGCGGTACGGTAACGTACTCTGCTCACGTGGTTCTGTGGTCCCTCTGTTTGTTGAACAGATCAAGGCGGGCAAACCCCTTACAGTGACCGATCTCTCTATGACTCGCTTCATCATGACGCTGGAAGAAGCGGTAGACCTAGTTCTCTACGCTTACGAGCATGCACACACCGGGGACATCTTGGTTCAGAAGGCACCGGCGAGCACCATCGGAGATCTTGCCCAGGCGGTTAAGGAACTATTTAATCCCGACAACGAGATAATGACTATCGGCATCAGGCACGGGGAGAAGATGTATGAGACATTGCTCACCAACGAAGAATGCGCCCATGCCATAGATCTCGGCAACTTCTACCGAGTTCCTGCTGACAACCGCGATCTGAACTATGACAAGTACTTTACTGACGGCAATGGCAAACGTACTACGATCACCGAGTTCAACTCCAGCAACACCGAGTTGCTCACCGTCGCTCAGATTAAGGAGAAGCTACTTACCCTGAAGTACATCCAGGATGAGTTGAAGGCATGGGGGAGCCGCTAG
- a CDS encoding capsular polysaccharide biosynthesis protein CapF, with translation MRILVTGSGGFVGKNLIAELRSKGYEDLYLYDLDTDPKLLDEFTKDCEFVFHLAGVNRPKDQEEFMQGNFGFTDTLLASLKRNKNTCPNLITSSIQAELDNPYGRSKKAGEDLLFSYAKESGAEVYVFRLPNVFGKWCRPNYNSAVATFCYSIARDLPITVNDPEVVLKLVYIDDVLVAFLSALKGEVIKEDGFCKVSKVHTVKLGRIVQLLKGFRDSRTNLSVPNMSDGFENVLYSTYLSYLPEDQFCYPLKMNTDNRGSFTEIIRTEERGQFSVNISKPGITKGNHWHHTKNEKFLVVSGRALIRFRKIGTTEVIDYHVSGEKLEVVDIPPGYTHNIINEGDMDLVTFMWASEPFHPDKPDTVFEKV, from the coding sequence ATGAGGATACTAGTAACTGGCTCGGGCGGTTTCGTGGGGAAGAACCTTATTGCAGAATTGCGAAGCAAGGGATACGAGGATTTGTACCTCTACGACCTCGATACTGACCCGAAGCTATTGGACGAGTTTACCAAGGATTGTGAATTCGTCTTCCACCTTGCCGGGGTGAACCGACCCAAGGACCAAGAGGAATTCATGCAGGGCAACTTCGGCTTCACCGATACGTTGCTTGCTTCCCTGAAGCGGAACAAGAATACCTGCCCCAATCTCATCACCTCCTCCATCCAAGCAGAGCTCGACAACCCCTACGGCAGGAGCAAGAAGGCGGGTGAGGACCTGCTTTTCAGTTATGCTAAAGAATCAGGTGCTGAAGTATATGTCTTTCGCCTACCTAACGTTTTCGGCAAGTGGTGCAGACCAAACTATAATAGTGCTGTAGCCACGTTCTGCTATAGTATTGCACGGGACCTTCCTATCACGGTTAATGATCCGGAAGTTGTGCTAAAGCTGGTCTACATTGATGATGTGCTAGTTGCTTTTCTCTCGGCACTCAAGGGCGAGGTTATCAAAGAAGACGGTTTCTGCAAGGTGTCCAAGGTCCATACGGTCAAGCTCGGCCGGATTGTCCAGCTTTTAAAGGGATTCAGGGATAGTCGAACGAATCTTTCGGTACCAAACATGAGTGATGGCTTCGAGAATGTGCTTTATAGCACGTACTTAAGCTATTTGCCGGAGGATCAGTTTTGCTACCCGCTTAAGATGAATACCGACAACCGTGGTTCTTTCACCGAGATCATCCGGACTGAAGAACGAGGCCAGTTCTCGGTAAATATCTCAAAACCTGGTATCACCAAGGGCAACCACTGGCATCATACGAAAAACGAGAAGTTTTTGGTGGTTAGCGGTAGGGCTTTGATTCGGTTCCGGAAGATTGGAACCACTGAGGTGATTGATTACCATGTGTCAGGTGAGAAGTTGGAGGTTGTGGATATACCTCCAGGGTACACTCATAATATTATCAATGAGGGAGACATGGACTTGGTGACTTTTATGTGGGCGAGCGAGCCCTTCCATCCTGATAAACCTGATACAGTATTTGAGAAGGTATGA
- the wecB gene encoding non-hydrolyzing UDP-N-acetylglucosamine 2-epimerase, with amino-acid sequence MEKMKVMTILGTRPEIIRLSAVIQKCDQYFNHILVHTGQNWDYTLNQVFFEDLGLRAPDYYLDSVGKNLGETMGNIIAKSYEVIQKEKPDALLVLGDTNSALSTISSKRLKVPIFHMEAGNRCWDWNVSEMINRKIVDHISDINLPYTEHSRRYLLSEGLDGKTIFVTGSPMREVLDSHMEGIQKSDVLDRLNLEKNKYILVSAHREENIDNEEHFMSLMTAINDMAEFYQMPVIYSTHPRSKKFIEQRSFQFHPLVQSLKPFGFLDYNKLQMNAYCVLSDSGTLSEESAMLNFAGVLIRTSTERPEVLDKGTVVIGGITTKDISQALEMAVSMRDNQEKTEMPDDYHDTNVSVKVVKMIQSYAKIVNETVWG; translated from the coding sequence ATGGAAAAGATGAAAGTAATGACCATTCTCGGTACACGGCCCGAGATTATCCGGCTGAGTGCAGTGATACAAAAGTGTGACCAGTACTTCAACCACATATTAGTGCATACGGGTCAGAACTGGGACTATACGCTCAACCAGGTGTTTTTCGAGGACCTTGGACTGAGGGCTCCTGACTACTATCTTGACAGTGTGGGAAAGAACCTTGGAGAGACGATGGGGAATATCATCGCCAAGAGTTACGAGGTGATCCAGAAGGAGAAGCCCGATGCTTTGCTGGTGCTGGGCGATACCAACAGTGCTTTGTCGACCATAAGCTCAAAGCGCCTGAAGGTACCCATCTTCCACATGGAGGCTGGTAACCGCTGCTGGGACTGGAATGTGAGTGAGATGATCAACCGCAAGATTGTGGACCACATCAGCGACATCAACCTTCCCTACACCGAGCACTCCAGAAGGTACCTGCTCTCCGAGGGCTTGGACGGCAAGACAATCTTCGTCACCGGCTCACCCATGCGCGAGGTGCTGGACAGCCACATGGAGGGAATCCAGAAAAGCGATGTGCTTGATAGGCTGAACCTCGAGAAGAACAAGTACATTTTGGTCTCCGCCCACCGAGAGGAGAACATAGACAATGAGGAGCACTTCATGTCGCTGATGACAGCCATCAACGACATGGCCGAGTTCTATCAGATGCCAGTCATCTACAGCACTCATCCAAGGAGCAAGAAGTTTATCGAGCAGAGAAGCTTTCAGTTTCATCCTCTGGTACAGAGCCTGAAACCCTTCGGCTTCCTGGACTACAACAAGCTGCAGATGAACGCCTACTGCGTACTATCAGATAGCGGGACACTCAGCGAGGAGTCTGCGATGCTCAACTTTGCAGGAGTGCTAATCAGGACGAGCACCGAGAGACCTGAGGTATTGGACAAGGGAACTGTGGTCATCGGGGGTATCACGACCAAGGACATCTCCCAGGCATTAGAGATGGCGGTCTCGATGAGGGACAACCAGGAAAAGACCGAGATGCCCGACGACTACCATGACACCAATGTATCGGTGAAAGTGGTGAAGATGATCCAAAGTTATGCGAAGATTGTGAATGAGACAGTGTGGGGATGA
- a CDS encoding glycosyltransferase family 4 protein: MKILLISPLPKDNQNVAGGIAGWTNRFVNSDLVRMNNSINIVDTSLIGSRAKGETKYNYYSESVRTLKILFKTIILILFNKPDIVHLNSNCSMLGLVRDNAISFIVSIARIPVVVHMRCDVAFYSYTRYAYFSLKKMIGRASMVFSLNNSSSMFIQEKFGKASIYIPLFISDDFFLNTKTRNISEKVRRICFVGHISENKGCNIITNIAKILCDIDFFLVGQKFDSFNDKELSNNIYLLGNVTADEVNRILSEADLFLFPSKTEGFPNAVLEAMASGLPIVASAVGAIPDMIGTSQEGGILINSFIPEDYIDAIITLINDRNRRKEMSKWNIQTVLDKYTESKIITMMLEKYSECIERSYR, encoded by the coding sequence ATGAAGATATTATTAATTTCTCCTTTGCCGAAGGATAATCAGAATGTAGCTGGTGGTATCGCTGGTTGGACTAATAGATTCGTGAATAGTGATTTAGTTAGAATGAATAATTCGATAAATATAGTTGACACAAGTTTGATTGGGAGCCGAGCTAAAGGAGAGACAAAATATAACTATTACTCTGAGAGTGTTAGAACACTAAAAATACTTTTTAAAACAATTATATTAATTTTATTTAATAAACCGGATATTGTTCACTTAAATAGTAACTGTTCAATGCTAGGATTGGTTAGAGATAATGCAATTTCTTTTATAGTCAGTATTGCCAGAATTCCAGTTGTCGTCCACATGAGATGTGATGTCGCCTTTTATTCTTATACTAGATATGCTTATTTTTCACTCAAGAAGATGATTGGAAGGGCTTCAATGGTTTTTAGTCTAAATAATTCTAGTTCAATGTTTATACAAGAAAAGTTTGGTAAAGCATCTATTTATATCCCTCTATTTATATCAGATGATTTTTTTTTGAATACTAAGACTAGAAATATTTCGGAAAAGGTAAGAAGAATATGTTTTGTTGGTCATATTTCAGAGAACAAGGGATGTAATATCATTACTAATATTGCAAAAATTTTATGTGATATTGATTTTTTCTTAGTTGGTCAGAAATTTGATTCTTTCAATGACAAAGAATTATCAAATAACATTTACCTACTTGGTAATGTAACAGCAGATGAGGTTAATAGAATCTTATCCGAAGCTGATTTATTTCTTTTCCCCTCGAAAACTGAGGGGTTCCCAAATGCTGTGCTTGAGGCAATGGCATCTGGTTTGCCAATTGTTGCTTCAGCTGTTGGGGCAATTCCTGATATGATTGGTACTAGTCAAGAAGGTGGTATTTTAATAAACAGCTTTATTCCAGAAGATTATATAGATGCAATAATTACCCTCATAAATGATAGAAATAGACGTAAGGAAATGTCGAAATGGAATATCCAAACGGTATTAGATAAGTATACAGAGAGTAAAATTATAACTATGATGTTGGAAAAATATTCTGAATGTATTGAGAGAAGTTATAGATGA
- a CDS encoding ISL3 family transposase — translation MIDPHIQKLFSLGLGLEEPWRITSLEMVPSEKQPTLLELHIRIDFEEGSSFPCPGFDQGCKVHDTRERTWRHLNFFQYRCYITARVPRIITPDGKVRTVPVPWARSGSGFTLMMEGVILTLVKHMPVRTVAREIGEHDTKLWRLIDYHVGEALKDQDFSDVSAIGVDEYSHKGHNYITVFLSHPDVVTDEAGRRRQAGKARVLFVTEGKDKDAVKRFLERFKEKDGKPGQVKVATSDMIHGYRSVLGESFPEAVVTVDKFHVVKNCSDAVDNTRKREMRSKNAAKTKDLKETRYIWLKNPDNLTDRQRERLGQLLQVEYLDTVQAYSCRLELQDFYETHKAYDEDMVSDFERLAIRFANSAVMEIRKFAQCLTRNAVEILNYFQTLRTNAILEGFNSKISIIKSRARGFRNMRNFMNMIYFVCGELSLPLQPIM, via the coding sequence ATGATCGATCCGCATATTCAGAAACTTTTCAGCCTCGGATTGGGCCTTGAGGAACCTTGGCGCATCACTTCACTGGAGATGGTTCCGTCCGAGAAGCAGCCAACGCTGTTGGAACTCCACATACGGATCGATTTTGAGGAAGGGTCGAGTTTCCCGTGTCCAGGCTTCGACCAGGGCTGCAAGGTCCACGACACACGGGAGAGAACCTGGAGGCATCTCAATTTCTTCCAGTATCGCTGCTACATCACGGCGAGGGTTCCCAGGATCATCACGCCCGACGGCAAGGTGAGGACCGTCCCGGTGCCCTGGGCAAGAAGCGGCAGCGGCTTCACCTTGATGATGGAGGGGGTGATACTCACCCTGGTGAAGCATATGCCGGTCAGGACGGTTGCCCGTGAGATCGGGGAGCACGACACCAAGCTGTGGCGCCTGATCGATTACCATGTGGGGGAGGCCCTCAAGGACCAGGACTTCTCGGATGTCAGTGCGATAGGGGTGGACGAGTACAGCCACAAGGGTCACAACTACATCACGGTATTCCTCTCCCATCCCGATGTCGTCACCGATGAGGCTGGAAGGCGCAGGCAGGCGGGGAAAGCGAGGGTACTCTTTGTGACGGAAGGAAAAGACAAGGATGCCGTGAAACGTTTTCTTGAGCGTTTCAAGGAGAAGGACGGAAAACCCGGGCAGGTGAAGGTTGCCACCAGCGACATGATCCACGGCTACCGCAGCGTCCTGGGGGAGAGCTTTCCCGAGGCCGTCGTCACCGTGGACAAGTTCCATGTGGTCAAGAATTGTTCGGATGCGGTGGACAATACCAGGAAACGGGAAATGCGCAGCAAGAACGCCGCAAAGACAAAGGACCTGAAAGAGACGCGGTACATCTGGCTGAAGAACCCCGACAACCTCACCGACAGGCAGCGGGAGCGGCTCGGCCAACTGCTCCAGGTCGAATATCTGGATACGGTCCAGGCCTACAGCTGCCGTCTTGAGCTGCAGGATTTCTATGAGACCCACAAGGCCTATGACGAGGACATGGTGTCTGACTTTGAGCGGCTGGCCATCAGATTCGCCAACTCGGCGGTCATGGAAATCCGCAAGTTTGCACAGTGCCTGACCAGGAATGCGGTGGAGATTCTCAACTACTTCCAGACCCTGAGGACCAATGCAATCCTGGAGGGGTTCAACTCGAAGATAAGCATCATCAAGAGCCGTGCGAGAGGCTTCAGGAACATGAGGAACTTCATGAATATGATCTACTTCGTCTGTGGAGAATTGTCCCTTCCCCTGCAGCCAATCATGTAG
- a CDS encoding nucleotide sugar dehydrogenase → MIVRDLVISIIGLGYVGMPIAVAFAKKVKVIGFDINIAKVELYKAGIDPTREVGNEIIKNTSVEFTSDETKLREARFHIVAVPTPVYDDHTPDLSPVEGASRVLGKNLEKGSIVVFESTVYPGVTEDICVPILEKESGLKCGVDFFVGYSPERINPGDKVHRLETIIKIVSGMDAQTLDTVAMVYELVVEAGVYRAPSIKVAEAAKVIENSQRDINIAFMNELSIIFNKLGISTKEVLDAASTKWNFLKFSPGLVGGHCIGVDPYYLTYKAEQLGYHSQIILSGRRINDDMGRYVAENVVKKLISVGSPVKGAKVLVLGFTFKENCPDTRNTKVIDIINELREYGIEPMVCDPVADSQEAEYLYGISFVSRQSIKKVNAVIVAVAHNEFLTYGIRELDSFFACDTEKVVIDVKSILNRNEFEQAGYCYWSL, encoded by the coding sequence ATGATTGTCAGAGATTTGGTTATTTCTATAATTGGATTGGGCTATGTAGGTATGCCTATCGCTGTTGCTTTTGCAAAAAAGGTGAAAGTAATTGGCTTTGACATAAACATAGCAAAGGTTGAACTCTATAAAGCTGGCATCGATCCTACGAGAGAAGTTGGTAATGAAATTATCAAAAATACCTCAGTGGAGTTTACAAGTGACGAAACCAAGCTGAGGGAAGCAAGATTTCACATAGTAGCTGTGCCAACTCCAGTTTATGACGATCATACTCCTGACCTCAGCCCAGTAGAAGGTGCAAGCAGGGTATTGGGAAAGAACCTTGAGAAAGGATCAATTGTTGTTTTCGAATCTACCGTGTACCCAGGTGTAACTGAGGATATTTGCGTACCAATACTAGAAAAAGAATCTGGGCTTAAGTGCGGTGTTGATTTTTTTGTTGGTTATTCTCCAGAACGAATCAATCCTGGTGATAAAGTTCATCGTTTGGAAACAATAATAAAAATAGTATCTGGTATGGATGCCCAGACATTGGATACTGTTGCCATGGTGTATGAACTGGTAGTTGAGGCAGGTGTTTATAGAGCACCATCAATTAAGGTAGCTGAAGCTGCTAAGGTAATTGAGAATAGCCAGCGGGATATCAATATTGCCTTCATGAATGAGTTGTCAATAATTTTTAATAAGTTAGGAATTAGCACAAAAGAAGTGTTGGATGCTGCTTCAACGAAGTGGAATTTTCTTAAGTTCTCGCCTGGCTTAGTTGGCGGTCATTGCATTGGAGTAGACCCATATTATCTTACCTATAAGGCTGAACAGCTTGGATACCATTCGCAAATCATCCTATCGGGAAGGCGAATTAACGACGATATGGGAAGATATGTTGCTGAGAACGTGGTAAAGAAGTTAATCTCTGTAGGTTCCCCGGTAAAAGGAGCCAAAGTTCTTGTTCTTGGATTTACATTCAAAGAGAATTGCCCTGATACGCGAAACACCAAGGTAATAGATATCATTAATGAGCTTAGAGAGTATGGCATAGAACCTATGGTATGTGATCCTGTTGCTGACTCTCAAGAAGCGGAATATTTGTACGGAATCTCTTTTGTTTCTAGACAAAGTATAAAGAAAGTTAATGCTGTGATTGTTGCTGTTGCTCATAATGAATTTTTAACATATGGGATACGAGAGCTTGATAGTTTTTTTGCATGTGACACTGAGAAGGTTGTGATCGATGTGAAATCGATTCTCAACCGTAATGAGTTTGAACAGGCTGGTTACTGTTATTGGAGTTTATAA
- a CDS encoding SDR family oxidoreductase: protein MGYEHLVFPKDSVFLVTGGAGFIGSNLCEAILRMGYIVRCLDDLSTGFLKNIEDFKDNPKFTFIKNDIKDFDNCLNATKDVNYVLHQAAWGSVPRSIEMPLFYEQNNVMGTLNMMEAARQNKVKKFIYASSSSVYGDEPNLPKKEGSEGNLLSPYALTKRTNEEYGKLYHKLYGLDTYGLRYFNVFGKRQNPDGDYAAVIPKWIKQLMNNEAPVIHGDGKQSRDFTYIENVIEANLKTCMGSYDAAGEAYNIAFGGREYLIDIFNELTGALGIKTEPKYGPDRAGDIKHSNADISKAKTLLGYDPDWSFERGIKAVIEWYKVTLIP, encoded by the coding sequence ATGGGGTATGAGCATCTGGTATTTCCAAAAGATTCAGTATTCTTGGTAACTGGAGGGGCTGGATTCATAGGGTCCAATCTCTGTGAAGCTATTCTTCGAATGGGGTATATCGTTCGTTGTTTGGATGACCTCTCCACTGGTTTTCTGAAGAATATTGAAGATTTCAAGGATAACCCAAAATTTACATTCATTAAAAACGATATAAAGGACTTTGACAATTGCTTGAATGCTACGAAAGATGTCAATTATGTTCTGCACCAAGCAGCATGGGGAAGTGTCCCAAGGAGCATTGAAATGCCTCTTTTTTACGAGCAGAACAATGTAATGGGCACTCTTAATATGATGGAGGCAGCAAGGCAAAATAAGGTAAAGAAGTTTATTTATGCTTCATCAAGTTCTGTGTATGGTGATGAACCGAATCTTCCAAAGAAGGAAGGCAGCGAAGGGAATCTGCTTTCGCCCTATGCGCTTACAAAAAGAACCAATGAAGAGTATGGCAAGCTTTATCATAAGCTCTATGGACTAGATACCTATGGACTCCGTTACTTTAATGTTTTTGGGAAACGCCAAAACCCTGATGGAGATTATGCTGCAGTAATACCCAAATGGATTAAGCAACTCATGAATAATGAGGCTCCGGTTATTCATGGCGATGGTAAGCAGAGTAGGGATTTTACGTATATAGAGAATGTTATTGAAGCAAACCTTAAGACGTGTATGGGAAGTTATGATGCAGCTGGTGAAGCCTATAATATTGCTTTTGGTGGTCGTGAATATCTTATTGATATCTTCAACGAACTTACAGGTGCTTTGGGTATAAAAACAGAGCCAAAATATGGCCCTGATCGTGCCGGTGATATAAAACATAGTAACGCTGATATTAGTAAAGCAAAAACACTTCTTGGTTATGATCCTGACTGGAGTTTCGAACGTGGAATAAAGGCAGTTATAGAATGGTATAAGGTAACTCTAATTCCGTGA